From one Thalassobaculum sp. OXR-137 genomic stretch:
- a CDS encoding LysM peptidoglycan-binding domain-containing protein — translation MVSKPALVGVMGGVAILAALGLNFWLVPGDEEEPKTTVSAPAGSSTGTQQGGVNVPSTGTANYGSVLPKREPSKKPAASPTDPAKEPPAVMAKRRPSFDIVRVDPDGNTVIAGRAKPNAEVTILDGDREIGKVTSDERGEWVFLPDHQLGPGQFSLTLRQTGESETAESEEAVVLVVPESGKDIAGRPTSEPSQPLAMVMPRDEAKGGATRVLQAPTAGPATADAAPSETKTVTADAQSPASATPAAEIPPAQSAAAPPAETAASQAKPAQSATAENAPVQSVPSATTGSDQPASDAQSAPSSVAVKAFPEPAKAPSSADQPAAADVAQAGDVSVDVIEYDDKGEVVFGGRTEPNADVEVYIDNKPAGNATADAEGRWQLTPKEPVAPGNYNLRVDKVDSGGKVAARVAFPFVRAAPLKGLPNDRLVVIQPGNNLWVIATRVYGEGLRYVQIHDANRDQIQNPDLIYPGQVFGLPTVN, via the coding sequence CCCGGCGACGAGGAGGAGCCCAAGACGACGGTCAGCGCGCCGGCCGGGTCGTCCACGGGCACTCAGCAGGGCGGCGTGAACGTTCCCTCCACCGGCACAGCGAATTACGGCTCGGTCCTGCCGAAGCGCGAGCCGTCGAAGAAACCGGCCGCCTCGCCGACCGATCCGGCCAAGGAACCGCCGGCCGTGATGGCGAAGCGCAGACCGAGCTTCGATATCGTGCGGGTCGATCCCGATGGAAACACCGTCATCGCCGGGCGCGCGAAGCCGAACGCCGAGGTCACGATCCTCGACGGCGACCGGGAGATCGGCAAGGTCACCAGCGATGAGCGCGGGGAGTGGGTGTTCCTGCCCGACCATCAGCTTGGTCCGGGCCAGTTCTCCCTCACTCTGAGGCAGACGGGCGAAAGCGAGACTGCCGAGTCCGAAGAGGCCGTCGTGCTGGTGGTTCCGGAGAGTGGCAAGGATATCGCCGGCCGTCCGACCAGCGAGCCGAGCCAGCCCTTGGCGATGGTGATGCCGCGCGACGAGGCCAAGGGCGGGGCCACCCGTGTGCTCCAGGCCCCGACCGCCGGCCCGGCCACCGCGGATGCGGCGCCGTCCGAGACGAAGACGGTGACGGCGGACGCCCAGTCACCGGCAAGCGCGACGCCGGCCGCAGAGATCCCGCCGGCTCAGTCGGCGGCCGCCCCGCCCGCCGAGACCGCGGCGTCCCAGGCCAAGCCGGCTCAGAGTGCCACGGCAGAGAATGCTCCGGTCCAGAGCGTTCCGTCCGCGACCACGGGTTCGGATCAGCCGGCGTCGGATGCGCAGAGCGCGCCGTCTTCGGTCGCGGTCAAGGCCTTCCCCGAACCGGCTAAGGCGCCGTCTTCTGCCGATCAGCCGGCCGCCGCCGATGTTGCTCAGGCGGGCGACGTGTCGGTCGACGTGATCGAATATGACGACAAGGGCGAGGTGGTCTTCGGCGGCCGGACCGAGCCGAACGCCGATGTCGAGGTCTATATCGACAACAAACCCGCCGGCAATGCCACCGCCGACGCCGAAGGCCGCTGGCAGCTCACGCCTAAGGAGCCGGTCGCGCCGGGCAATTACAATCTGCGAGTCGACAAGGTGGACTCCGGCGGGAAGGTCGCCGCGCGGGTCGCTTTCCCCTTCGTTCGGGCGGCACCGCTTAAAGGTTTGCCGAACGACAGGCTTGTGGTTATCCAACCGGGTAACAATCTCTGGGTCATTGCGACCCGGGTGTACGGCGAAGGTCTGCGCTACGTGCAGATCCATGACGCCAATCGCGATCAGATCCAGAATCCGGATCTGATCTATCCCGGGCAGGTCTTCGGCCTGCCGACGGTGAACTGA